The DNA window ATTGATGTTTTACAGTTTGAATATTCTCTTTTTCCGGTGATATTTTTAATACTTCCTCGGATTCGGATGGCATAAACATATCAATCTGATTTTCATCTGATTTTTTCTTAGAAGAGGAACTTGAATTACCTGAATCACCTTCATCGCCAAAAAGTCTTTTTTTAGTTGTTCTGAATTCAAGCTCATCAAGGAGAGCAATGAGTTGCTCATTGTTTGGTTCGTTATGACGTAAATCTTCTTCGTTAAACTCAATTGGAACATCTACAGCAATAGTTGCAAGCTTTTTAGATAAAATACCCTGCTCTCCAAACTCAATGACATTTTCTTTTTGTTTTCCTTTTAATTCATCAGCATGTTCGACGAGGTTTTCAACAGAACCGTATTGTTGAATGAGTTTTTTTGCGGTTTTTTCACCTATTCCAGGAATTCCGGGAATATTATCAACACTGTCGCCCCAAAGTCCCAGGATATCTCTTACCTGATCGGGATTTTCGATTTCCCATTTTTTGATAACTTCCTTTTCACCCAATACCTCAACGCCCTTACCCATAAAAGCAGGCTTGTATAAATATACGTGTTCTTCTACCAATTGGCTGTAGTCCTTGTCGGGAGTCATCATGAACACTTCGAAACCCGCTTTTGAGGCTTTTTTTGCCAGTGTGCCAATGACATCATCGGCTTCGTATCCATCAATTCCATAAAGTGGAATATTGAAGGCTTCAACCATTTTAATCACAAATGGGATGTTACTTTCGATATCTTCAGGTTGTTCCTGTCTATTGGCCTTGTAATCGGTGTAATCCTTATGTCTAAAAGTTGGCGCTTTGGTATCTATTGCCACAGCAATATGAGTGGGCTTTTCCTTTTGCAAAATTTCTAAAAGAGAATTTGTAAAGCCATAGGTAGCTCCTGTATTTACTCCTTTGGAATTTATTCTTGGATTTTTACTGAAAGCAAAATGAGCTCTATAAATCAAGGCCATTGCATCCAGAAGAAACAGTTTCTTTTCAGGCTTCGACATTTTAATAATTAATTTTGGCTAAAATTTCTCCTCCCTCTTCACTTTTTAAAATCACTTTTGTCTTTGAAATGATATGATAGCTTTCCAAACGCTCTCTTTTTTGATCAAAATAAAGCATAAGCTTTTTTTCAGAAGCATAAAGATAATTATCCTCAATGATGGTAGCAGATATCATTTCGGGAAACATGGCATTGGCAGGTTTTACTTTTAATTCCTTGATTTTCGATTTGTAATCAGCTTTTTTTAAACGATACACTAGTGCCTCATTGACAACTGAATCGTATAAAGGTGCCAATGCGGGTTTGTTTATATTCATTGCTTTAAATAATTCCAGTTCCTCCGACCAGTCAATGTCGCTTTTAGAAACAGTGGATGAATCATCGATAAATATTACGGTCTTTTCTAAAGTGGGTGATAAAGAATCGAGAAATTCAATTTGTTGATTGATTATTTTCAATACATCATAATGCTCGGCAGGATATTTAAAATCTTCATTTGAAGGGCTACATTGAAAAAAAATAGCAGTTGTTAAGACTGCTATTGCAATTGATATTATTCTGTTTTTATTCATTTACTTTTCGCCTGATTGGCAACTTTATTCATTGCTGCTTTTATTTCATCCTGATCTCCCAGATAATAATCTTTAATATAATTTAAATTGTCATCCAGTTCATAAACCAATGGAACACCTGTTGGAATGTTCACCTTTAAGATATCGTCCTCCGGCATATTTTCAATTAGTTTTTTAAATGCTCTAATGCTATTGCCATGTGCAGCAACAATGATTTTTTCTCCTTTTTTCAGACGCGGAAACAGGTCATTTTCTAAAAGTGGTTTTATCCTTTCAACAGTTAAAGCGAGACTTTCCGTTAATGGTATTTGATTCTCATCGAGACTTGAATACCTCGGATCTTTACCCGGATATCTTTCATCTTCTTTTTCAAGAGGGGGTGGAGGTGTAGCATAACTTCTTCTCCAGATAAGAACCTGTTCATCACCGTATTCTTTTGCGGTTTCAGCTTTGTTTAATCCCTGTAAAGCGCCATAATGCCTTTCGTTCCATCTCCAATCTTTTATCACCGGAATCCAGGCCTGATCAAT is part of the Hyphobacterium sp. CCMP332 genome and encodes:
- the gpmA gene encoding 2,3-diphosphoglycerate-dependent phosphoglycerate mutase encodes the protein MIKLVLVRHGESLWNKENRFTGWKDVDLTELGETQAKEAGRLLKEEGFVFDLAYTSVLKRAIRTLNFVLDGIDQAWIPVIKDWRWNERHYGALQGLNKAETAKEYGDEQVLIWRRSYATPPPPLEKEDERYPGKDPRYSSLDENQIPLTESLALTVERIKPLLENDLFPRLKKGEKIIVAAHGNSIRAFKKLIENMPEDDILKVNIPTGVPLVYELDDNLNYIKDYYLGDQDEIKAAMNKVANQAKSK